Genomic window (Arcobacter aquimarinus):
CTTCTATATTTTCTAATAAAATCTTCTAATAAACTATAATCTGTTATGTAATCACTTTCTAATATTTCAAATACTATTCTTTCTTTATTATCAAAATCTATCTTATCTAAATTCTTATCTAAAGAAACAATAAAATCTATATCTAAAATATCTTTAAAACTTAAGTTAAAAGATATCTGCTTTTGTGTTTTTGATAAATCAGTAAACGCTTTTGAAATAATTTGATTTGATAATTGTAGATACTGTTTTGTTTTAATAGAAACTTCAAGAAATAAATAAGGACTTAAATAAATATCTTCACCCTGAGCATTTTTATCTTTTATTCTCATTAAAGTTTCATATTTTACAATTTCATTATTTCTATTAAAAATAGGTTGATAAAAGGGAATAACATTATTCTCTTCTATCGCAATTTTTATCTTTTCTCTCCAATAAATAGACTTTTTAATAATCTCTTTAGTATCTATTTCATTGTTATACACAAAAAATTTCATATTAGATTTTTTTGCTTTTTTCAAAGCTATTCCAGCAGTTTTTATTGGATCTTCTTGAGCTATACTAATACCTAAAGTTACATTTATAAAAATTTCAATATCTAACTCATCAATTTTAATAGGTTTGTTTTTAAATAATTTACATAATTCACTTATAAACTCATCATATCTTGAAAATCCCATCATTTTTTTATCAGCTAAACAGTAAACGTTTCCATAAATTCTATAAGCACTAACTCCATATTTTAAGGCAAAATCATTTAAAATTTTTGCAACTTCTACTAAAACTAAATTTCCCGTTGAAAATCCATAAAGTTCATTTATATCATCAAAAGAATCAATATCAACTAAAGAAATAGAAACAAAATCACTATCTTTTATATCATCTTCTAAAGCCGTTCTATTTTTTAAATTTGTTAATTCATCAAAATATAATCTATCTTGAATCTCTTTTGTTTTTACTTGAACTTGCTCTTCAAAATTTTTTCTATTATTTTCTACTTGATCAATCAATGTATTAAATTGACTAGCTAAAAAACCTATTTCATCTTTTGACTTTATTCCACTTTCTAATTCATTTAATGAAATATTTACCTTTTGTACTTCTTCATACATTTTATTTATAGGTGCAATAATTTTTATTGTGATAAAAATTCCAATTACACTTAAAACTAAAAATAAAACCATTGAAATATTTAAAATAAAAGAGTTAATTCCATCAACAAAACTTGAAAAATCATCTTTATATATATTTGAAGCAATATACCAATCTAATTTTGAGTTATATTCAATCCATGAAATTTTTGTATAAATAAAATTTGTTGGATCAAAAATCTTATTCCAACTATATTCTAAATCTTTTTTAACTTGAGAAGCTTTTTTCATCTCTTCAAATAGGGATTTCTCACCACTATTTGGTATTTTAATATCTGGAAAATTTTTTGTTGAAAATTCTTTGCTCGGGTCATAAATTATTTTACCTGAACTATCAAATATAAAAATAAATCCATATTTACCAAGAGTTATACCATTAAGTAATAAAGTAATCTCTTTTAATAATTCTTCTTTATCTTCTTCTATATTAGCTCTTGAATTTATCGTATTAACAACTTTTTCAAATTGCATTTTTGATGTTTTTAGTTCAATATCACTTAAATAACTATTTACTTTTGGAGATAATAAAAACACTACAAAAAATAAATATGATAAAAGACCTAAAATAAATAGCCAACCAATTTTTACAAAAATTTTTGTATTCATAAATTACTTCTTTAAATATTTATATTCCCTATTTTTTGCCCAAATCTAACATTTTGATCTAATAAATTTTCTATTTGAACACTATCTCTTTCCCAAAGCATAACTACAGTTGAACCCATTTTAAAATATCCTAAACAATCACCTTTTGAAATTTCAATATTATCATAAGTATAAACTTTTATCTCTTTAGTATCTTTATTTGTTTCTACTCTATTCTCAAATTCAAAGACCATTTGTCCTACATTTAAAGCTCCAACAAAAACCATATAAAAAAGCTTACCATTATTTTCACACTCTAAAATTACTCTTTCATTTTGAACAAAAAGTTCTAACTCTTTATTTAAATATTTTAAATTAACAGGATAAAGTTTTCCTGGAACATGAATTAATTTTAAAAGTTTAAAATCACAAGGAGCATGATACCTATGATAATCTTTTGGTGATAAATAAAAATTCATAAAAGAACCATTTTTTATCTTTTCATAATTATTTGTACAATAATAAGTCAGTAACTCTTCAACACTATATTGCATACCCTTTATTTGTAAAGCAATATCTTCTTTTAGTTCTCCACACTCTGTTATTAAACTATCAGTTGGAGAAATTATACTATCAACAGTTTCATCTATTTCTCTTTTTATTATCAATTCTCTTGTAAATAAATCATTTAAAGATTTATAATATCTTGAATGTTTAAATTCGCTCATATTTAATCCCATGAATTTTACATAACAAGCATTTATAAATTTTTGAATAACTTTTGGAAATTCTTTTTTTGCAAATTTTCCGAAATATTGAGAGATTAGATTTGTGATATGCATTATTTTCCTTTAAAAAATCAATTGAATTATCATTTTATCTTTTTTTACTTCTTAAATTGCTTTAATAAAAAATTAGTTACCCTTTCATATAAATTTTATAAGGATTTTTTATGTATAAAGTTGTTGTATCAAATCAATGTAGTTGTTTTAAAAATAGCAATATGAATGGAACATTACATTTTGAATCACAAGATGAAGCAAAAAATAAAGCTTTGCAAATGGCTGAAAAAATGAATAAAGAATTTTGTGGAAAACACGAATTTGAAGTTCAAGAAATGTTTACAAGTTATGTAATTTCGTTTTATAATCCAGCTAGAGATAACTGTTGTGGAAATGGTTGTTGCATTTAGCAACAACTATTTTTTAGGCATTAAAATATACATTTTACCTTTTTTCTTCATTCTTCCCGCATATTCAAAAGCTTCTTTCCCAAATCCCCAAAAAAAATCAGCTCTTATTTCACCTTTTATAGCTCCACCAACATCAGCAGCAACCATAAGTTGATTTATGGGTTCTTTAGTTACTGGATTTTTTGTATTTAGAAATACAGGCATTCCAAGAGGAATGAACTCTTTATCAACTGCTAAATTTCTTTTAGCAGTTAATACACTACCTAAACTTCCTGAAGCTCCTAAAGAAGAAACTCTAAAAAATATAAAACTCTCATTTATATTTAAAACTTCGTCAATTTTATTTGGATTTTTTATAAAAAATTTTTTCATTCCTTGAATTGACAACTCATTTCTTGAAACGTAACCTTTTTCCAGCATATAAGTTCCAATTCCTCTAAAAGGCCAACCATTTTGTTGAGCATAACCAACATTTATAATTTTTCCATTTTCTAATTGAATCTTTCCCGAACCTTGAATATGTAAAGAAAATAAATCATATTTATCATCAACATAAGCTATTGCTTCAAGATTTGGATTATTTGGGTTTGACTCAATTTGTTTTCTTGTATCATAAGGAACTATTTTATTTCCAACAATTTTTCCTCTTGACTTGAAATCTTTTAGATTTTCATCATCTGAGAGAATAAGGTTTTTTGGAATTTTATAAATGGGATATTTATATTTTTTTGTTTTAGTTAAACTTCCATATAACAAAGGTTCATAATAACCTGTAATAATACCTTCATCACTTGATTTACTATCAATCAATTTATGTGGCTGAAAGTTTGTTATAAAAAATCTTCTCCCATCTTTTTCATTTTCTGCTTTTAAACAAACCTCTTTAAAAAGTTCATATCTTTTTGATCTTTTACAATCTTTTTTAAAAACTTCTAAAGCATAATTTAAATCATCCTCAAAAAAACCCTCAATTTCCATAAATGAAACTTTTTCCATTTTGTTTTTAGGTTCTTCTATTTGTTTAATCTCTTTTTGTAAAACAACTTCTTTTTTCGTTGAACAAGCTGTAATAAAAAATATTAAAGTTAAAGATAAAATTAAAAATTTAATTAATTGCATGATGAAGAGTTTATAGGATGTACTTCTTTTAATCCACAATTCTTACAACTAAATTCAACTTCAGTAACTCCTGAACAACCATGATTTTTCAGAACTCTACTATTTATAATTTCAGATGTAAAAGTTGTATTAGTATTTTTATCGAAAAAAGTTTTTCTTTTTTCTTTACAAGAAGGACACTCTCCACTTAAAAGAGTATTTAATCTACTATTTTTTGTTTTAAAATATAAAAGAACTGAGAAAATAGCTATTAAAAAAGCTATAAGTAGGAAAATTATAGTTTGCATGAAGCAGAGTTTTACTCTACTTCAGCATCGATAACATCATCGTCATCTTTTTTTGCTTTTTGATTTGGTTGAGCACCAGCTTCACCCTCTTTTTTATACATAGCTTCTGCTAATTTATGAGATTTTTCAGTTAATGTTTTTAATTTAGCTTCAATCTCTTCTTTTGTAGCATTCTCATTTTTTAAAGTCTCTTCTAAATCAGCTGCTGCATCAATAATTGCTTTTTTCTCATCTTCAGAAATTGCATTTTCATTTTCTTCTAAAGTTTTTCTAGTTGAATGTAATAATCCATCAG
Coding sequences:
- the mltA gene encoding murein transglycosylase A; translation: MQLIKFLILSLTLIFFITACSTKKEVVLQKEIKQIEEPKNKMEKVSFMEIEGFFEDDLNYALEVFKKDCKRSKRYELFKEVCLKAENEKDGRRFFITNFQPHKLIDSKSSDEGIITGYYEPLLYGSLTKTKKYKYPIYKIPKNLILSDDENLKDFKSRGKIVGNKIVPYDTRKQIESNPNNPNLEAIAYVDDKYDLFSLHIQGSGKIQLENGKIINVGYAQQNGWPFRGIGTYMLEKGYVSRNELSIQGMKKFFIKNPNKIDEVLNINESFIFFRVSSLGASGSLGSVLTAKRNLAVDKEFIPLGMPVFLNTKNPVTKEPINQLMVAADVGGAIKGEIRADFFWGFGKEAFEYAGRMKKKGKMYILMPKK
- a CDS encoding sensor domain-containing phosphodiesterase produces the protein MNTKIFVKIGWLFILGLLSYLFFVVFLLSPKVNSYLSDIELKTSKMQFEKVVNTINSRANIEEDKEELLKEITLLLNGITLGKYGFIFIFDSSGKIIYDPSKEFSTKNFPDIKIPNSGEKSLFEEMKKASQVKKDLEYSWNKIFDPTNFIYTKISWIEYNSKLDWYIASNIYKDDFSSFVDGINSFILNISMVLFLVLSVIGIFITIKIIAPINKMYEEVQKVNISLNELESGIKSKDEIGFLASQFNTLIDQVENNRKNFEEQVQVKTKEIQDRLYFDELTNLKNRTALEDDIKDSDFVSISLVDIDSFDDINELYGFSTGNLVLVEVAKILNDFALKYGVSAYRIYGNVYCLADKKMMGFSRYDEFISELCKLFKNKPIKIDELDIEIFINVTLGISIAQEDPIKTAGIALKKAKKSNMKFFVYNNEIDTKEIIKKSIYWREKIKIAIEENNVIPFYQPIFNRNNEIVKYETLMRIKDKNAQGEDIYLSPYLFLEVSIKTKQYLQLSNQIISKAFTDLSKTQKQISFNLSFKDILDIDFIVSLDKNLDKIDFDNKERIVFEILESDYITDYSLLEDFIRKYRSQGIKIAIDDFGTGYSNFAHILKIRPDYIKIDGSLIKNINLDKNSFEMVKSLIEFSKAMNIKVIAEFVHSKEVYNTLYELGIDEYQGFYLGEPSLKIE
- a CDS encoding phosphatidylserine decarboxylase, encoding MHITNLISQYFGKFAKKEFPKVIQKFINACYVKFMGLNMSEFKHSRYYKSLNDLFTRELIIKREIDETVDSIISPTDSLITECGELKEDIALQIKGMQYSVEELLTYYCTNNYEKIKNGSFMNFYLSPKDYHRYHAPCDFKLLKLIHVPGKLYPVNLKYLNKELELFVQNERVILECENNGKLFYMVFVGALNVGQMVFEFENRVETNKDTKEIKVYTYDNIEISKGDCLGYFKMGSTVVMLWERDSVQIENLLDQNVRFGQKIGNINI